The Candidatus Culexarchaeum yellowstonense genomic sequence TTGAGCCAAAGGTTCCGGTTGCAGCATAGATATTTGCCCATCTAAATCCTGGGGCTCCTAAAGTATAGGTATTGTCAGTATAAGGAATGATGCTTGATTGAACATAACCACCAAAAATTACAGGAGTAGATGTTGCAGAACCCAATGTTGAAGTTGCAGAAACATAGAGGTCTCCATTAACGGTTAATTTATAAGCAGGACTCGTCGTCCCGATGCCGACGTTACCGCCAGATGTTGCTAAAGTTGTTGTAGCAGTGGTTCTGAATTGATTTGAAACTAAAACTAAAGTGCCATCGTCAGTAATTGTTGAAGTAGCTAAGCTATTGGTTCCTGTCCATTTGGCAATGTAGTTTGTAGCACCTGTTCCTGTTGCAATAGAGAGAGAAGAAAGAGAGGCCCAATAAGGAGCCGTTGTTGAAGCAGTCAAAATTGTTCCTGGAGAACCAAGAGCTAAAGTACCCAAAGTTCCTAATCCAGAAAAGTAAGGCAAAGATCCGGTAGCAACATTAGACCAGTTTTGTCCTGTACCTCCGTAAGTTGTACCAAGAGTGCCCCAGGTTGGAGCGCCTGATCCTCCTGATAATAATGGTTGTCCTACAGTTCCAACTGAAGTGAAAGCATAAAAAGAACCACTTGAATAGACAACTGAACCTGCAGATCCAATAGAACTCGTTGCTGTTCCACCAAAAGATATTGCCAAAGGTGTTGTTAGCCCAATTACTCCTGTTGAAGATAAAGTAATTGGAGCAGTTGAAGAAACTGCAACTGTACCTGATAAATCTGGAAGGGTAAGTGTTCTGTTAGCAGTCAAAGTGGAGGGAGTCAAAGTTATATTATAAGATCCTTTTTGTAAAATAATATTCCCAGAACCCCAAATATTTCCATAGACAGTCAATTTCTCATTTGAATAAGGAGTTGAGGTTGCAATTCCAACAAAGCCAGCAGTCGTTGCCAAAGTTGTTGTTCCAGGAATGTTAACTAAAGTACCAGTGTCAGTAATCGTTGAAGTTGTTAAAGTTGAAGTGGCGGAAAATTTTGCCAAATAATTCGGCGTTCCAGTTCCACCAACATAATTGTAATTTCCAGCGCAATTTCCTGAAGAATCGCAGACAATGTAGGTTGTTGGAGTTGGTCCTCTAACGACTTGAATTAAATCGTTATTAAAACCAATCCAAAGTTCTTCTTGATTTGCTCCAAAAATTTTTCCTCCGCTTATGGTCAAATTGCCGGTTGATAAAATATTTCCAGCAACTGTTAATGCTTCTGTTGGAGTTGCAGTTTTAATTCCAACATATCCTGAAATAGTTGCCAAAGTAGTCGTCGCAGTAGTTTCGAACATGCCAATGATTCTCGTGATTTCATTAACAATAACCCTTCCCAAATCCAAATCGTAATAAAGGTTTGCACCAAATATCAAACCAGCCACGATGATACCGGGTAAAATCGCGGTGAATACCTTTTTTAATGATTTGGAATTCATGGAAATTCGTATTTCGTATTGGGTATTGCGTATGTCGTATGTGGTATGGGGTATATCGTATTGGGTATTATGAATATCGAGCTACTTCTTGCAGTAGCGGATTAGGCCACTAATCAGTTTATTCACTCTAATAGATTGTTCTTCTAATTCCTGGAATTTCTCTTTGCTTAAATATCCAACATCTCTGGCGATTAAAAGTTGATTCTGGAGTTCAGTGTTGGAGGCTTTTGCCATGGAGTAAAACTGAATCTTTTCTTTCAAAGATTTGCGTGAAAATCCTTCCGCAATATTCGAAGTAATCGAAACTGCCGATCTTCTTAATTGAGTGCTCAACCCAAACATTTTTTCTTTTGGGAAGCTTTTTGTTATCTTATAAATCTCCACCACTAACTTATGTCCCTCCTCCCACGCATCCAAATCCCTAAAAGACCTTATTTTCTCCATACTCCGCTATACGAAATACGCTATACGGTATACGCTCTACGAATTACGGAAGCTGATCGTATCCTGCCAAGAAGATCTGGTAGATCATTATTTCGCCAGTATCATTTAATTTCATTCTTACCCACCAATCATCTGTTTCTGTTCCTTGAGTCCAACCAGTACAACTACCGCTTGGCGTTGGGATACTCGTTTGAATAGTGTAAACGCTTCCTGTTGATGTCGCTCCGGTTGGAGGAACTGTAATTTCTGCATAGCCTCCGGTTGTTGAAGTAGCAACTTGCCAAGTAGAAGTGGCAGTAGCCCCGTATCTTATTACTAATTTGTGAACCCTACTCGCTCCTGACTCACAAGGATTTAGAGGATAATTTACAATCGTTCTTGAAATTTGAACATAGCTTGTGGTTGCGGTTTTTACTGGTAAATCAAAACCAAAAATCGGAACCATTTCCCTCAAA encodes the following:
- a CDS encoding four helix bundle protein, which gives rise to MEKIRSFRDLDAWEEGHKLVVEIYKITKSFPKEKMFGLSTQLRRSAVSITSNIAEGFSRKSLKEKIQFYSMAKASNTELQNQLLIARDVGYLSKEKFQELEEQSIRVNKLISGLIRYCKK